cttaaaaagtcttCATTTAAATCCGAGCCCGCNNNNNNNNNNNNNNNNNNNNNNNNNNNNNNNNNNNNNNNNNNNNNNNNNNNNNNNNNNNNNNNNNNNNNNNNNNNNNNNNNNNNNNNNNNNNNNNNNNNNAAGTAGGCAAATAGTTCGAAAGCGGAAACACGGAAGGTTTCGAGTTGCAATAAAGTAATTTAGCAGATTTAACCATCCGGGTATACTGGCCCAGCGCAGGGAGTAAGATAGGCATGTCCGAGCGATTGTTTCGTTTCGTGACATTCCTTCGAAGCCCTTTTCCATCGTAGGAAAAGTGCCGTTATATTTGCGAACGAAAAGGTCCTCTGACCTGGGTGCGAACCCTGGAAGTGCGTTTTCGAATAAACAGTACGACACCCGACACGGTTGAGAATACTTCGTCTCCCGTCCCGATTTACTTTgaatatttctgtaaattctgatttgtttaattgtttgaataaattattcattgttaGTGAATCACGCCTCATtcacttaaactttaaataatacctAATATCCTTCACTTCCCATATGAGAACACTACACCTTAGACACCTTGAGGTGTGATTAAAgacattgattttttcaaattcttcaataatatcaaaatgcttcttacgctttggtttccgtttttctacaaagactggttcaataccccatttttgagatatttgtgtaGCTTCTTCCTTACAGTTTTCATACTCAAGTATGTTCTTTTTCGAATGCTGCCTTGCAGTGTTTGAGATTTTAAGTGCTTgacttaaatctatattttctgctggaagtaattttgatgaaacatttacTTCGTTTAGTATATTGGAAAGCATGGTGCACatgattataaattcaaacttcaccacattttttaaaaattatagctacTTGTGGCAGCATTAATCCATAAGGTTATGTTTTTTCATTAGCCGAGgagatttcggaatatttcagatatgtaaaaaaagaatccaggcagttttaaatcaaatttgttacttttagaagagatttcacaattttaggaaaaattgaaacCAGTTTAGAAGATCGTATAGGACCGTTTAAaccttggaaaaaatgtaaatattttataaatttttagaaatctttaaaagtattaaaaggttTCTTAaccacttaaaaatttaaaatatcggaaatatcttttaaactaactttaATTACCgctaaaattgtatttaaacctTCGAGACTTGTTTCTggtcattttggaaatcttatgtgatgttttagaatcgttttaaatattatcttaaaattgaaaattgttgaaatctattgaattccactgaaatctattaaaaactattagttaggaattctgaattaaacataatattgaatgattttgtgTAGTAGATTAGGTTCAAAATGTCgtgtcaatgtttaaacaatttttaatcgtaaGCAATccatgttcaattaaaaataaatgtgcaaggaaaaaaaattaattgtataaacattgacataaagcttttagcagaatctACTACTTCTCATAATAAGAGAAGAttcagtttaattattaaaatgtggttttaaaatatttattgaaaaataattgtttaaacaaattagattatttaaaataataataaaattttttatctatttcttagaatttctgtaatttaaataaataattatttaaaaatgcacaagaatgcataaaattaaaattaaaacataatttttccacTGGCCGTAAGGGGCCCCCTTACAGAAGGAGGCCCCCCGCAATGTGGGGTTTCGCAGTAAGGAAACTAGTTACGCCACTGCTGAGCACGAGTtgaattcaaaatagaaattaaattttggttcggtgacaaaatatttttttttatttatttagaaaactaaaaaagctacaacttttttcatgagaaaaaaaagatgcacaattaaatttcctattaaaatgtgtgtttgaaaattaaaaattaaaaaccaaattgtccATGTACACTTTCTTCTATGGACAATAGTTACACCCGTTTCGAGCCTTCGCCCGGTTTTTGCATTCCGGCCCTCAGTTATGAAATTATATTGATATCAATACTTGGTTCTCGCGAGAATTATTCaagactacttttttttttaacaatatctccgtaaaatataattttttaagaagatttcaaataattatctcGTGCTTAAGCAGCTGTCGCTAACATATTTACgagtaaaattttcattgattCTAAAACGTTTCATGCAAGTTAGTCGATAATTAAccaatatatcattttaaattttcgagggTGTAGGTGGCTGCATGCTATTAATACATGCACATACAAAAATTCATGCCAATATATCATTCCtatcgaaatacattttttttaagcacacggaaaatatgtatttttaatcaaattaacgaACTTTTAGCTAAGTCTCGGATACTGgatcaaaaaatgaaacattaaatcgTTATTTCTATGAGAAATATATGGATAAATGTCGAAGTATTTTACGAACAGCTCGAATTTCCTGTGAacagtttctaaaaaaattcagactTTAATATAAAAACGAAACATTTTATGCGTGtgctttaatttatataaatttataaattcgcaaaCTCGTAGAATTCGAACCCTTAGAAGGCTGCGGATTCATCAGTTTCTAAACATAAGccaacacggagaaaaagatatcgcacaatgatatcgcaaaacctctatattgcaagaaagcgcaacaTGATAAcatacaatcaggtcccggagctttttacgatattataatgcactaatattacagaaaaaaatgaagttaaattttgttgctatcGTCTACTACAACGTCCTTAGCGCAAAATCTaattgacagatgggaatccctatttctctcaaatttattgAAGTTAAACGAGGCTGGATatcgctggcgtcgtaattgtcgctacacctcgaataaaaatggagcgattataagatgaaagattattcaggcaaggttaaaaatcggaaattatctttgattcatgtaaagtttatctggcaaggttaactttcattccggtgaatctttcacctagaatcgatgtaaacttcatctttaattttttctatgatcGCTTGCTGAccactcgaaccctcgcgagatcacagaACAAGAAATACAACGTAAACGCgtaataaacctaaattcttacgttatagattgtacaattatgcggtatataatgtaaaaacttccaATGTaggatatcacgattttgcgctattataatgcgataattacgatatacaGTGCaagaattacgatatatattgtaattcatgcgatatagttttctcagtgaagAATACGAGAACACGCGCAAACAATATAGATCGAGGccaaacaatataaattatataaaacttcTAGCCGCTCGTCAGACGAACTTGAACCACACACACGCGCGCATACACGCACCGCGCATATGTGCGATCTTGCGTGCAAGCCACTTGCAGGCGAACTTACCTACCAGTTCCCAGATTTGTCTGGCAAGCTCGTGAGTGTTCTGAGAATCATTTTCCAAACActcgtaatatttttgtaattattcacgTAAAAAAAGTGATAAACCGTTTTAGAATTTCCACATCGAGTTTGTCAATTCTTCATTGTATTTCGCAGATTTTGAGAATTATGAGAGACCCATTGAATcacattttaatctaaattacGCTTACTTTTTTCCAATATTCCTTTTCGCATTATCCATGGTTttgaacaaatacattttttcgcagacattttttacattttacccAGACCTAGTTGTATACATCTAAAAAGATCCAAGCTGGTTAGGTTTACTTAAAAACGACGAAAGGCGGAGGTCTATCCTTGATGATACAATGCATTCtctataaattatacaaaaatatttcgtATGCCATTTCCTGCTTTTATCTCTGTcgcaaataataatataaataataaacaataatcaatCAACTTTATTTTATCAATGCAATATTCATCATTAtctacaaaattcaattatatctTACTGTACAGTGTACATTAAATGAATTCACTATTTAGTGATatatactttttctaaaattattcaatagcatttaactcttaaaaataataatgtataaatatatatatatatatatatatattatactaTTCAATTTAGAATAACAACGCTATTATAGAGTacctttataaaatattattcctTAGTCTTATATAGATTTCTGAAcaatactgattttaaatgaacttaaattaaatataataattctgctatttaacaaattaataaatatcatgaacttctatatacgagggtagttcaataagtccttagaatgaccaacagatggcgcgcgaatcgctccaaatcatctgttttcagtcagcaccactcccgactagNNNNNNNNNNNNNNNNNNNNNNNNNNNNNNNNNNNNNNNNNNNNNNNNNNNNNNNNNNNNNNNNNNNNNNNNNNNNNNNNNNNNNNNNNNNNNNNNNNNNaaaaaacttgaaaagcgattgaccaagtgtatagagctccaaggagattatgttgaaaaataaaaagaatttacccaaaaaaaattgtttttatacttcattctaaggacttattgaactaccctcgtaaaaacAATGTGCAATAAAAGCGTGGCTGCtgcttaacaaattagttaatacTTAATACGTATATTAAAATACTCTATGTAACTATATTCTCTTTCgacgaattttcttttatttcggaTATGTAATTACGCGAaataagttttattgaaaataatcaatacGACTATATATTTTAAACGAATCTACTTACTACGCTTcctcttcaattttttcaatcgTAACAgcttcattttttagtttattatcatGAGCTTTAGGAAACAACTTAGCCATTCTCATATGAAGTTGCTCTTTCTGCTTATCTTCTTTCGACCTTACACCCAGAGACTTTTCCGTTTCggatttcttttcttctttttttgctttaacATCCTTTTCGTCCTTTTCCTCGGATTTAGGTTCCttcaaattacttttcaatctaTCATTAAAGCGATTTTTCGCATATATTCTTGATATATGTGTAGGGGGAGTTGTTTTCGGAATTTCCATGTTCACAGTTGTATTCTGTTTTActgaatttgtattattttttaactttctattaaaaCGACCATCGATAATTGGAGGTCTCGATGCCAGAATATTAGGTTTTCTAATCTCTGCCCTAATTGACGAATTAGTTTTTCTCATCCCTTCTTTAACTTCTTCATAAGATTTATTTGTTCTTCTGTCCAATCTAGTCCTATTGATCCTGGTGGTAAAACGATTCGAAGGAGTGACTACGTAtactttttcatttgatttttcagTATTAGTTTTGAATGTTGACACAGTTGTCGTCTTTCCACTTTGGGAAGATTTATCTTCTTTAAGAGATTTTGATTCTCCTGTAGcagatttaatttcttttttaacggatctttcaACAGCTTTTATATCTTCTTTAGAAGGGTTTAATTCTTTTGCAATAGATTTCGTCTCTTCTTGATTGTCTCTTGACTCTTCTTCAACCGTTTTTAGTACATCCTCAAATCTCTTTGATTCttctatgaaaaatttcttcaaatccttAGCTGTTACTTTCACCttcatttcttttttagtagattCTTCCCTCTCTGCCTGAGTGCATTTTAAATCATCTTCTTCAGAGCAATAACTATCGTTAACTCTAGATTTTTCTTTGCTTTCAAGAAGCTTTGTATAATTATTGGAATCATAAATATCAATCTCAGAAATTGCTGCAGATGTATCTATTTCAATACTAGAATTATCTGCAGCTACATTTTTATTCTCTGAAGTTTCATTTAGAAGATTTTGTATTTCTGAATTATCTTTAGACCTCTTCCTTAAGCTTGAGTTATttctaacaacttttttcaaatttccatctACAGTGAATCTGGATTTACTTCTTTGAAGACTTGCTCTTCGACTTTCAGATTGAGTCTGAACTTGTGAATTCGAGATAGAAGATTCTGTTGATTCTTTCTTTCCTCTCTCTTCATTTTCTGATGCTTTTGCAATGGCATCTCTTCCTTTTGAAAGCCTATCAGTCCAGGGATATGTAGCATAAAGTTGTTTTACAATTTCCGTAGTCCCATTATTCATTTTTGCTGAATTGGAATCCTCGATTTTATCATTTCCATAATCCGAAGGCTGTGAAATCCTAACTTTCTTAGAGTTTTCTATATCTTTAGTATCACTTTTCGCTTGCTCGACATTTTCTTCTTGATCCCAATTTTCTTCACGATATTGATAGGTTCCTCTGTTTTTGCCTTGATAAAGATTTGGTGCCTCAACTTCTCGAATTCCATCATGGTTAATATATTTTTCCTGTAACTTTTCATCatcaatattagaattttcagaaGTTATAATTTCTGATTGAGTCCGATAAGCACCGAGTCCTGGACGGTGAACTGAGTATTGAGAAGACGATCCATCATTCTTATTTCTCCTACTATTTGCAACATGAAGTTGCTCATTCTCATTTGAAATAGAGAGTTCCGAGGAACCATTGAATAATGGTGGATAAAGTGGCAAAGATTCTGTTTCCTGAGAAATTTCTAATTGACTATTTTGGACTCCTTGAAATTTATCGATGTCGTCACGAGCTGACGAGAccttttgattatttttagatacaaaaaagCCATGGCCTAATTCTGTATCTTCATTAATTCCGTATGATGAAGCACTTCCAAAAGATGGggcctagaaaaattgaaaatttatttgagaaaagtatatcatg
The sequence above is drawn from the Belonocnema kinseyi isolate 2016_QV_RU_SX_M_011 chromosome 7, B_treatae_v1, whole genome shotgun sequence genome and encodes:
- the LOC117177258 gene encoding trichohyalin-like translates to MRISCFLAFCALFLSVGIADTGTPNSPEEVTTEEPTTSRNVSSTPGKKIEEQEFKESEDSDKSRNVRATKGISSFPSFSAANLWAPVETFDKTPIFFEHSLADEEKLKLVIIEPFLQVKKVQKGFRGWMQKIFSENKEKKKGTGPLLGPIKVPGLGEHVYIRAVEPIENESERIVIHLKTNEHALGSSEKGIKLPNSLSLGNSLGGFDTLHGLPIESSHIHTIYAPNFSSGEVDDLFDKPHLSASDPSWMTFGLPPVSFPSKTEDIFSNPSFFRKHSTEAEGSAFFGSLLKDAEGPQENADWAPSFGSASSYGINEDTELGHGFFVSKNNQKVSSARDDIDKFQGVQNSQLEISQETESLPLYPPLFNGSSELSISNENEQLHVANSRRNKNDGSSSQYSVHRPGLGAYRTQSEIITSENSNIDDEKLQEKYINHDGIREVEAPNLYQGKNRGTYQYREENWDQEENVEQAKSDTKDIENSKKVRISQPSDYGNDKIEDSNSAKMNNGTTEIVKQLYATYPWTDRLSKGRDAIAKASENEERGKKESTESSISNSQVQTQSESRRASLQRSKSRFTVDGNLKKVVRNNSSLRKRSKDNSEIQNLLNETSENKNVAADNSSIEIDTSAAISEIDIYDSNNYTKLLESKEKSRVNDSYCSEEDDLKCTQAEREESTKKEMKVKVTAKDLKKFFIEESKRFEDVLKTVEEESRDNQEETKSIAKELNPSKEDIKAVERSVKKEIKSATGESKSLKEDKSSQSGKTTTVSTFKTNTEKSNEKVYVVTPSNRFTTRINRTRLDRRTNKSYEEVKEGMRKTNSSIRAEIRKPNILASRPPIIDGRFNRKLKNNTNSVKQNTTVNMEIPKTTPPTHISRIYAKNRFNDRLKSNLKEPKSEEKDEKDVKAKKEEKKSETEKSLGVRSKEDKQKEQLHMRMAKLFPKAHDNKLKNEAVTIEKIEEEA